A region from the Alosa alosa isolate M-15738 ecotype Scorff River chromosome 7, AALO_Geno_1.1, whole genome shotgun sequence genome encodes:
- the LOC125298640 gene encoding zinc finger protein 501-like gives MEDANKRVKTSTHRRGQDGGEKRRRCSKRTNSGSLKTDRGIQKGRCYDCSQCGKSFSSTSHLNRHQKTHTGEKPCMCLQCGKRFSNASNLARHQKTHIEVKRYHCSDCGKTFLKLSKIIEHQRIHTGDKPYICLQCGKGFPLSSLLTRHQKNHIRDPSYHCSDCGKDFCNGTRLRLHQRVHTGEKPYKCTYCGKRFTFLSSVTVHERIHTGEKPYPCTVCGKRFVNSSSLYSHIKVHSGDKPYGCMLCGSRFARSAEWKTHNRLHTGERPYHCTLCDKQFSQHAHLKTHLRMHTGEKPFHCSFCKKDFSQSSHLKVHLRIHTGEKPHQCSHCVKTFHTFSHLRIHLRSHTGEKPYPCSVCGKCFSQSSERKVHQRGRNCKKSDSIERTMETDKKH, from the coding sequence ATGGAGGATGCCAATAAGCGTGTCAAGACCTCGACCCACAGGAGAGGACAAGATGGAGGAGAAAAGCGCAGACGTTGCTCAAAGAGGACCAACTCGGGATCCCTGAAAACAGATCGGGGGATACAGAAAGGGAGGTGCTATGACTGTTCACAGTGTGGGAAAAGTTTCTCCAGTACATCGCACCTCAATCGCCATCAGAAAACTCATACAGGAGAAAAACCTTGTATGTGCTTGCAGTGTGGGAAACGTTTCTCGAATGCATCTAACCTCGCTCGCCATCAAAAAACGCATATCGAAGTGAAACGTTACCACTGCTCAGATTGTGggaaaacatttcttaaattgaGTAAAATCATAGAACACCAGAGAATCCACACGGGAGACAAACCTTACATATGCCTGCAGTGTGGGAAAGGTTTCCCCCTGTCATCATTACTCACTCGTCATCAGAAAAACCATATCAGAGATCCATCTTACCACTGTTCCGATTGTGGGAAAGACTTTTGTAATGGGACTAGATTGAGATTACACCAAAGAGTCCACACCGGAGAGAAGCCTTATAAATGTACATATTGTGGGAAAAGGTTCACCTTTTTGAGCTCTGTTACGGTACACGAGAGGATTCATACGGGAGAGAAACCATATCCTTGCACAGTGTGTGGGAAGAGATTTGTTAACTCAAGTTCCCTTTACAGTCATATAAAAGTGCATAGTGGGGACAAGCCTTATGGCTGCATGCTGTGTGGAAGTAGGTTTGCGAGATCAGCAGAATGGAAAACTCATAACAGGCTTCACACTGGTGAGAGGCCTTACCATTGCACACTGTGTGACAAGCAGTTTTCTCAGCACGCTCATCTAAAAACTCACTTAAGAATgcatactggagagaagccaTTTCATTGTTCGTTCTGTAAGAAAGACTTTTCCCAGAGCAGCCATCTCAAGGTGCACCTCAGGAtacatactggagagaagcctcaccAGTGTTCTCATTGTGTAAAGACTTTCCACACATTTAGTCATCTTAGGATTCACCTGAGAAGCCACACTGGGGAGAAGCCGTACCCTTGCTCCGTATGTGGAAAGTGTTTCTCCCAGTCCAGTGAGCGTAAAGTTCACCAGCGGGGAAGAAATTGCAAAAAGTCAGACAGCATTGAAAGAACTATGGAAACGGATAAGAAACACTAA